Below is a window of Fulvitalea axinellae DNA.
AGGACTAACTGAAAACGGGTAGCGTCGTCTTCTTTAAACCTGAAGACTTCATAATTTCTTAGCTCAAAAGCCGGCAACTGTTTTGCGTCAAGCAAAGCTTGTAGATAAGGTTCTATATCGATTCCCTCTTCCTTGACCAAAGTAGCTTTCAACTCCTCAAGGTCAAACTGCCGGAATAAGTTCTCGTCCAATACGCTGTCCAGATAGTTTTCAAAACGCTCTTCGCCCATTTTATAAGAAACCAGTCCGAAAAGATAGCCGCCTTTGGCCGCTACCAGATCCCGCAAAAGTCCGTGCTGGGCGGTATCTTCCATAATCTGCGCCATTGACTTATGCTGGAGCGCCATATTTACGCGGTCTTCTTTTGAGAGTCCACCTCCCCACCAACGGTGTCGGTCGCTTCCTCCGGCTTTTTTACCGTTTTTGAGGTACGATTCCATGGCCATGTCCATAAAAGACCATTCGTCCGATTTCAGATAATTCGAGAAGGAATAATAGTTCTTAAAAATCGTCTCGCGTCCGTTCCAATCGTTCCAACGGACAAGGCTATGGGCAACTTGGTTCAAAACATCCAACTGCCTATCCTTCGGCGATTGGCTTTTATTTCTGTTCTTTGTCCAATAGAAACGGCTCCTGATGTTCGCAAAATAATACGCCGCGCCTTTTTCCCTGTAGTAAAACATTTCGGGTTGCATAGCGGCCTCCGGCTCCCTATCCGAAAGCTGGATCGGTACCTCCACCAAATTAAAGCGGGCGTAAGGATATATTCTGTCCGAAGAGCTCTCAAACTTTTCGCGTACTTCGTCAAACTTTTCGCCAACCGCTTTCGAGTCCAGAGAATCGAAATAATGCGTAAAAGTGTCGTGGCCTTTGAATACGGCCAAGCGGTATTCGAGATCCTCCGTTTTTACGGATTTCATCTCATAATCACCAATCGCCAATGAAATGACCGGCAGAGGATCCTCATGAACAAACTTGTAAACGCCGTCTTTTTCCGTCATCTCGCCTTGGGATATTGGCGTAAGGCCCGACAATGGAGTCACATTCAACGTAAACCAAGTGAAGTTCCGCTCCTTACCGAAACCACCGAATTCGGAATAGCCGGCCCCAGGTTGCGGATACCAATTCACTTTGGGCAAAAGCAAAGCGTAATTGTCCTTTAGGAAAACCCTACCACGTTCCATTTTGGCCATATCCCAGATGTCTTGGGTCTTGTGATTACCGTAATCGGCCAAACCTCCCGAGTAGCGGATTTTCACAATAATCGACTGCTCAGGCGACAACGGTTTTTCAGGCACTATCAACAGCAAATGTCCTTTTCTAGTAAAAGTCACGTTCTGTTTCTTTGCCCAAAGCGAATCAATATTCAAGGCCGGATTCAAACGCATCACCAAAGTGTCAGCCACTTCTCCGGAAATATTTTTCAATTTCAGCCCGGCATCAACATCAATCGTACCTCCAGCTTTTTGGCTCAGCTTCAAATCGCATTGCGACATACTGAGTTCCGGGGCGTCGGCGTATTGTTCTTTTAACTGCCCGATTTCTTTGGCCAACCGCTTAGTTTCTTTTTCTCCTTCCAGAACCTTCCAAGCCGAAAACCCACCGAAACCCAATCCCAAAATTCCCGTGGTCAGGCAAAACATTCTCAACGGCCTAGATTGCCACGGGCGGTCAATCAGCGCTACGGTAAACAAAACGAAAGAGATTCCGGCGCTCAGGTACGGCGCCCGCATCCAAAGCATCTTGTCAAATTCTATAAAACCTACGATTTCCGAAGGCATATTGGCGTGCCAGAACGCTGTAAAGTCGAGTATCGGATGGAAATCGTATAGGTAAAAAACGGATACGGCTCCGTAAGCGAGCAAGACAACAAAAGTCAACGCTTGGTTTTTAAGCATTGACATGACCACAAAGGACAAGCCCGTAACAAAAAGCAATGGAGGAATGCCAAAAATAAAGAAGCTTATCAAATAATCGCGTACATCCAAAGTCAGATACGGATTGAATCCCACAATGGCTCCGATAACCGTAAGCGCTAACAGATTGAATAACGAAAACAGAGAAACAATACTCAGCAGTTTGCCCAACACGTAATCTCCGTTCGACATTGGCCTTGCATAAATCACTACAGTGGTATCCAGCTTTTTGTCACGTTTCAAAAAGTCCGAGGCCAGAAAAACGGTCATTACGACTTCTATCATATTGAGCAACGTGATACTAAAGTAAGGAACAGCTCCCGACATGGCTATCATCGGCCAGTAACCATTTCCGCTATTATCAAAAACCCCCGTCATGCCCAAGCTATTGATAGTGCAGATAATTAACACCAAAAGGGAGAATATCCGGAAGAACCACCCACGGTAAAGTACCCTAAACTCGTACTTGGAAATCGTCAGTATATTTCGCAACGACAACATATGCCTTTTATCGATTTATCAGCCAAAAAAGAAAAAAACTCAAGATCAGACACCGGCGATTACACCGTCCCTCATCCCGAATTCCGTAAAATATACGTAAGCGTGCTCAAGGTTGGGCTCGATAGCCTCGCCTTTAAAATTGCCGAGATCTTCGGCCACCACTTCCACTAGCCAGCAGTCTTCGTCAGGAATAGTGGCGATAACGTGCATTTCGTTTTTCACTTTATCCAAATCATCGTAAGCCACCTTCATTCGCCAGACACTTCCTTTGGCCAAATCCAAAAAGCCTTTCGGAGAACCTTTATATCTTACTTGGCCCAAATTCAGCAAGGCCATGTCTTTACAGCTACTGGAAATATCACCCACAATATGGGTGGAAAGGATAATCACCACCTCTTTACGGCTCAAGTTGGTCAGCAAATTCCGAAAACGAATCCTTTCGTCAGGGTCAAGGCCCGTGGTGGGCTCGTCCACAATCACTACTCTCGGGTCGCCGATCAGCGCTTGGGCGATCCCCAGACGACGCTTCATACCGCCGGACAGCTTATTCGCCAGCCTGTCCCGGACATCGAAAAGGCCGACGGATCTCAACTGCTCGTCAACCGCCTCTCGGCGGGCTCTACGGTTCTTCATTCCCGAAAGGGATGCTGAGTAATCCAAAAACTCCCACGCCTTTAGCTTTGCGAAATACCGGAAATCTTGAGGCAGATAGCCCAACATCGTCCGGATTTCCCCTTTGTTTCTTTTCAGGTCATAACCGTTTACCTTGACCGTTCCCGAACTGGGATCGGCCAGCGTGACCAATATCCTCATGAGGCTGGATTTGCCCGCGCCATTAGGTCCCAAAAGCCCGAACATACCTTCGTCAATCGTAAGGTTTACGTCAGTTAGCGCTTGGTGGCCGTTTTTATAAATCTTGTTCAGGTTTCGGATTTCAATAGGCATATCAAACTAAAAATTTTTGTCCGCTCGGAGAACGGTCCCGAAAATAGACTGTCGTATCGAAAAAGGTCCGAGACAAGTTATCCACCCATTCTGAAAAAAATCTGAATGAATTATCGCCCCTACCTTCCTAACGAATAATCTCAATTCTTAATTACGTTAAATCCCCTCTACTTTGTCTTTATTTTTATACAAGCGGCTTATTTTGGTGAATAACGCCCCCCTGTTCGGAGAATCGCCTCCCGTACTACGATTCGCTAAATGGATAAAAGTTTAATCGACTAAAAAATATCAACTAAAAAAAACGTCCCGAAGGACGTATTTCTTTGATTAAAAGAC
It encodes the following:
- a CDS encoding ABC transporter ATP-binding protein, with translation MPIEIRNLNKIYKNGHQALTDVNLTIDEGMFGLLGPNGAGKSSLMRILVTLADPSSGTVKVNGYDLKRNKGEIRTMLGYLPQDFRYFAKLKAWEFLDYSASLSGMKNRRARREAVDEQLRSVGLFDVRDRLANKLSGGMKRRLGIAQALIGDPRVVIVDEPTTGLDPDERIRFRNLLTNLSRKEVVIILSTHIVGDISSSCKDMALLNLGQVRYKGSPKGFLDLAKGSVWRMKVAYDDLDKVKNEMHVIATIPDEDCWLVEVVAEDLGNFKGEAIEPNLEHAYVYFTEFGMRDGVIAGV